One Mercurialis annua linkage group LG3, ddMerAnnu1.2, whole genome shotgun sequence DNA window includes the following coding sequences:
- the LOC126675221 gene encoding 5'-deoxynucleotidase hdd1: MTVNQSTTYCCNRTFDLPRSLPSCRSSSLGFFNRVSLSRTTETPVSRIVSVCSRKPGSDGPGQLRSVVESQSFTESGSGSPSSAIDFLTLCHSLKTTKRKGWINHGIKGPESIADHMYRMALMALIAGDIPGLNRERCMKIAIVHDIAEAIVGDITPSDGVPKHEKSRMEQAALTEMCEVLGGGMRAEEIKELWAEYENNASIEANLVKDFDKVEMILQALEYETEHGKVLDEFFLSTAGKFQTDLGKSWAAEIISRRNSRLASKLH, from the exons ATGACAGTTAATCAATCAACAACTTACTGTTGTAATAGAACCTTTGATCTACCTCGTTCTTTACCTTCTTGCCGGAGCTCATCTCTCGGTTTCTTTAATCGGGTTTCGTTATCACGAACCACCGAAACTCCGGTCTCAAGAATCGTCTCGGTTTGCTCTCGGAAACCCGGTTCTGATGGGCCGGGTCAGCTGAGATCCGTGGTTGAGTCTCAATCTTTTACTGAGTCAGGGTCAGGGTCACCATCATCTGCCATTGATTTTCTTACATTGTGCCATAGCTTGAAG ACCACAAAAAGGAAGGGATGGATCAACCATGGTATCAAGGGTCCTGAATCAATTGCTGATCATATGTACCGCATGGCCTTAATGGCACTAATCGCTGGTGACATTCCTGGTTTGAACCGAGAAAG GTGCATGAAGATTGCAATTGTTCATGATATTGCAGAAG CTATCGTTGGAGATATAACGCCATCTGATGGTGTGCCGAAACATGAAAAGAGCAGAATGGAGCAAGCAGCTTTGACTGAAATGTGCGAGGTTCTTGGCGGAGGGATGAGAG CTGAAGAGATCAAAGAACTATGGGCAGAGTATGAAAACAATGCTTCCATAGAGGCCAACCTTGTGAAAGACTTCGACAAA GTCGAGATGATCTTACAAGCATTGGAATATGAAACGG AACACGGGAAGGTATTGGATGAGTTTTTCCTTTCCACGGCCG GAAAATTTCAGACAGACTTAGGAAAGAGTTGGGCAGCTGAGATTATTTCAAGAAGAAACTCTAGATTAGCCAGCAAGCTACACTAG